The nucleotide sequence GACCTGTCGCAGTTCGATGGCGTCCTTCCTGATCCTGACGGGACCTTCCACACCGATCGACTCGACGTCGCTCTCACTGACTCGGACTGGGCGGCCTACCTCGTGTCGGTCGGCGTCCGCCCTGCCGGGCTTGCCTTCGTCCGGGGGCTGGGGGGCCCGAAGCGCGTGCTCAACAGCTTCTTCGTCGTGCGTGGGGCACGCAGGGCGGGGATCGGCCTGGCTGCCGCGCAGCAGGTGATCGCCCGTCACCCGGGCCCTTGGGAGGTCGCCTTTCAGGACGCCAACGCGGCGGCGGTCCGCTTCTGGCGCCGCGTCGCCGGGGAGATCGCCGGTGACACATGGACCGAAGAGCGCCGGCCGGTGCCCCGCCGGCCGGAGCTCCCGCCCGACGTGTGGATCTCCTTCGACTCACCGCGGAAGACCGCCCCGCGACGCCGGCCGTCGGAGGGCGACGAACAGGGCCTTGGCGACGGGTGGCCCCGCAGCCATGCGCCGAGCCCTGAGTGACGTTTGGGCTCGTCCGTCGACCCGCGGCTCCCGACTCGCGTACACAGCCACTCGGCGGAAGCCGCGGTCAGCGCTCGAATCCCCTCCGCGGTACCAGTCGGCCCGCACCGTGACCGCCGCACCGCCGTTGCTGCGGGTTCTGTCGGCGCAGCAGTCGCTGATTCGGGTGCACCGCCGCGCGCCGCCGTGGAAGTATCGAGGCGAGGTCCGGCACGGCCGGGCCGACAATACTTTCGACAGCGGCGCGGTGTTTTTATCGGGGTGAATGAGAGCCACTGCATCGCCCGTTTTGGGAGCCGGGTTGCTCCGTTGGTGACGGGGATGGACGACGTCACAGGTCCATGATCGTCAAAGTGAACGGGAGCCACCCCTATCGGGTGACTTCGTGGTGGTGTTCGTGTGGGTTGGAGTGTCTGCTGTGGGCCCGCACTGGGTGGCGCTAGCGTGTGTGTCACCGGGCCCTGTCGGTCCGCGTCCCTGACAGGCGCGGTTCGAAAGGGCCCGGCCCGTTGTCAGCGGTTCTCAGGGGCGTGCCCGCAAGGGGGTGCTCCACTGCCCGGCCGGACGGGCCACTTGTGCGTGTGGCGTGGCCGCCGGTCATGGCGGTCCCCACGGGCCGGGCGGAAGTCGTCCGCAATCAACGGGACTTGACCAGGAGGGGGCACGGCAACGGCGGTCGACGGTCGTTTGTGGGGGCGCCGCGCGACCTTTGGCCGTGACCGGGGCGTGCTCGTTCCAGCGTGGTGGCGCAACCACTTACCGCCCGTTGTAAGCCTGCGTCCCAAGGGACTTGCTTCGATGGTGGCGTTGTGCTGCCCTGCGCGCGGAACCCACGGCTGCCACCCGGTCCCCGCCGTGCTGCCGTGGACCGGGACCCGTGGTGCAGTTCCGCCGCCCGTGACGTTCACCACGAGGCCGGCCCTAGCTACGTCGACGGAACGTCCGGCCGAGCGCTGTCGCCAACTTTGGCCACCACCAGGAGAGGTAGAACACCACCCAGTTGATCAGTGCTGCGACGGGGATGATGTCTGCGTTTCTGGTCAATTTGATGTGGCACGCGTGCAACAACCCATAGATGATCAGGTTGGTCGGCAGGGTCACTACGGTCGGGTGCGTGGGCGCTCCAGGTCACCGCGCCGGGCTGGAAGGCGATCACGGACTGGCGCCGGGGCGGGTGGGAGCCGGGGCCGGTCGAGGAGTACCACGTCGTCCCGGGCTCGCGGGGTGCGGCCCATCCCCGGACAGGACTACTCCGGTCTGCGCCGCGATGACGACGGCCGCCTGGTCCCGTAGTGCGGGGCCGGCGCCCTTCACCGGCGCTGCCTGAACCTACGGAAACTGCGGCCGGATCCCTTGACAGCATCGTCCACGGCCGCCATCAAGCGCGGGCAGTTCGGCGTCCGTCCTCAACTGTTTCGTGGCGTCGGCACGTGCGTTCGCGGCGTCCCGGCACCAGGCGCACCGCGTGGCTTTCCCCGGGACTCGGACTGCGGCGCGGCAGGCCGGTGTTCGACTTCCTCCCAGCGGCTGTCGGGGTACCTCCCGACGCAGTCGGAGCGCATCGGGCGGCGTGCCGCGTGCTCGGCTGCGGCGACGGTTGTCGAGGGGGCGGTGCCACGTAGCGGCACCGCCCCCTTGAGCTCCCAGAAATCAGCGCAAATTCTGCCTGACTTGGCGAGTGGATCGAGTTCGCATGGTCATGCTGTCACGGCGAATTCTTTGGTGTTGCTCAGTATCACGCCGATCTTGACCGCGATTAGTCTCCATTCCAGCAGGCATTGGCTCGGGTAATTTGTGTTGATTCTGGAACAGTTGGGTTTTGGTTTCGCGTGTGCCTAAGGCCGCGCGCAGTACGACGATGACAAGGGGGCGTTGTTGTAGCTGGTCAATTGACCGTTCGTTCCCCGAACAGCGTAGACGCAGCCGCGCTCGAAGTACTGAACGACTCCCGTTCGGCCTGCGGGTATGTTCTCGACCCGGTACTCTCCGGAAGTCGGGTAGCCCAAGGTCCCGCGCTCAAAGCCGGTGTCTCGCCAAACTCCCCAAGCCCCGTCGACGACATATGCGCCGTACTGTGGCGTCCAGACTGCGGTGCCCCAGGCTCCTCCTCCAGTACGGACGTTGGCGAAGTTGTTGTACCGCCCTCGGCCGTCGGGGTTCGTCATTTCGTCGCTGGCGAGGGTCAGCGCAATCCAGCTCGCGTCGAAGCCCCGGGAAGCCCAGTGGGTCACCGTTGCGAGGTAGTTTGCCCCGTGCAGTTCGAAGGGCCCGGCGGCTTGTCCCGTATCCGAGGCCCACCGCGTGATGATGGCTGTGTCGCCGGTGGTCCCCAGCGTCTGGAACCGCTGGTGGTAGGTGAAGTACACGAACGGCGGCCCTTGTGCCACCTGCACCCTAAGGGCTACCTCGTCCTCGGTGGGGTAGCCGTAACGTTCCCATCCGAGTGAGGCCCACTTGGCACGGGTGACTCCTCGAATGGCATGGGCGCCGGTGTTGGGTGTCCAGTAGATAGAGGTGTCGTTGGTGAAGTGGTTGTAGCGTCCTACACCGTCGGGCGTGGCCGTCTCGTCGGTAGTGGGATAGCCGATGCCGAGCTCCCAACCGGAGGCCGCCCATCTGCCGCGAATGTCTCCTTGAACCGAGTGGGCGCCGGTGTTGGGTGTCCAGTAGATGGAGGCGTTGTTGGTGAAGTGGTTGTAGCGTCCTACACCGTCGGGCGTGGCCGTCTCGTCGGTAGTGGGATAGCCGATGCCGAGCTCCCAGCCTTTTTCCGCCCACTTACTGCGGATGTCTCCTTGGATGGAGTGCGCGCCGAGCGACAGCGTCCAGTAAATGGATGCGTCGCCGCCGTCACGCATTTTGAAATGGTTGTATCTGCCGGTGCCGTCGGGTGTGGCGAGTTCGTCGGTGGTGGGGTAGCCGAGCGGACCGGCTTCCGAACCTTGGACGGCCCATTTGCTGCGGATGTCCCCGCCGATCTGGTGTGTTCCGGTGGCGGGGCTCCAGTAGATCGAGCTGGCGTGGGAAAAGTGCTGGAACTGCCCGGAGTCGTCGGGGGTCAGGTCGAAGTCGCCGATGGGGTAGCCGATGCTGCTCGGCCCGCCGAGTTGGAGGTACTTGTCCAGAATCACCCCGCACACCGAGTACGAGCCGGTCTGGGTCGAGCTGAAAATCTGGCAGTTGTCATTCCCGTTGGGGATGGGCACCAGTGGGACCGGCGCGACGGGCTGGCCGTGGACGTTGACGTAGAACGCGTCTCCTCTGAGTATTCGGTTCCCGCGGTAGAAGTTGCCTTCGAGGTATTCCCTGCCGGCCTTCTGGTTGTCGTCTTTGTCGATGACCCGTACCGAGTAGTTCAGTCCGGCGTTTCGGGCGCCTTCTTTTGTGGACGCGAAGGGGTATTCGTCGCAGTCGTAGACGTATTGCCCTTGCGCGTTCCGTGCGTATGAACGCCCTGGCACGCTCCAGAACCGCCGACAGGTGCCTGTGGAGGTGGTGCGGTTGTTTTTCTGTTGAGGGTCTCCGACACGGTGAAGCGGGTTGCCGCTGCCGAGTTTTCCGGGAATGTTCTTGAACATCGCGTGAGGTGCGGTGAGATGAGGCGCATTGAGGGCGTCCCAGATGTGCTGGGCCGCTTCTTGCACTGTCACGTCTCCGCGGTCGATGTGGAAGATCTCGGTCACGTTGTGGAAAACGCAGCCGCTCGCGGGGCCCGCATAGGTGGCATTGTCGCACCGAAAGCCGTTTTCTGCGAATTTCGGGCTCTCGCGGGGCCTAAAACCCGCGACGCTGAGATTTCCGTTGAAGGAATAGATGGATTCTCCATTGTCCCCGCTGCCGGGAAGTACCGGGACGTTGAACTCGGCGTAGGTGACCCCGGCGGTCTTCCAGGCTGACACAGGAGCGCTACGACCATTGTTCGGACCCGGGCCGCAGTCGCCCGAGGGAGCGGTGCAGTCGATCCCGATCGTCATGACGCGCGCATCGGCGGTGACTCCCTGGCTACGCCAGTCCGTGAGGTTGATCGTGAACGTGACCAAACGCTGAGCGTCGTAGGTGATCCGCCCGATCGTGGTCAGCCGAAAAAAGTCCGTGCCGGCCACAATGCACTGCGGCGGCACACACGGGGCTTCCCCTTCGGGACACGGCCCGTCACACTCCCACGTTTCGAGCGAGTAGTTCTTGGTGTGGCAGTAAAAGCGGTGACTGACAACCATGCCCCAAGCGGTGGCAGCATCCGAACTCGCTTTGCAATCAGCGAAGCTCGGGTCAGGAGTGGTGTTCCCTGCGGCCTGCATTCCCGGATGGGCTGCAGCCTGCATGCGCTGGCTGTCCTTGAGGGACAATTCCGCGCGACGCTGGATCTGCTCCGGCGTCTCCAGACGTGATGCCGAAGCGGCGTCGGTGGCGCCGACGGGGAGTTGGGAGCTGTCGGCAGAGACTTCCTTCAAAACCGTCGCGGTCCGGTCACCCGTCGAAGAAGAGGCGTCCTGTGACGGCACCGCTGGAACCTGGGGCTGAGCGTCGCCCGGCGGCGATGTCGGGTCTGCTGCGGGTGTCGACGTCGTCGCGGGCACGGGGTCCAGGGAAACGGCGGGTTCGGGCGCTGGCGGCGCAGCCGACGGGTTGGGCGACTGCTGCGCACTGGCGCCCGAGTCCGAATCTGTCGGCGTAGTCGGGGCGGGGGAAGTGTCCGTGCCGCGGGACTGGGCCACTGGAGGTGTGCTTGGCGTTGCGGTGCCGGACGCCGCGGCCGTCTGCGGAGCGATGACGCCCGCGAGCAATGCGACGATGAGCATGATGAACAGAACGCCCTTGGCAGGGCGCGACGATCTGAGTTGCATACGTCCCCCATCGTGATCGAGGCCAACTGCGTGCAGGCAGTTGGAGCCGAGATCAACTTATGAGGACGGGCACCCAAATGGTAGGTGTGGTCGATAAATTGATGCTGCATCAGATATCGGGCTCCTTGCTGCCGCAGGATCCCATAGGCTCCAGGGGCTGACTCGGAGGCGATGTGTCGACTGCGTCGTGTTCAGGGTCGCCGGGTGGACACGAGGGGTGGGCCTCCGGGCTCACAGTGGTTAGCGTGGACGAAAGTTCGCCAGGTAAGACGGAGGACGACAGTGCCCCACCCACAGCTGAAGGCCGAGGCGGAGTTCCGCCCGGCTGTCTGGTTCGGTGCCTTCTTCCTGTCAGAGCTGGGCAGTGACCTACCGTCTGAGCACAGCGACCGCGTGATCGGGACGTTGGCTTGCGCGAATGACACGGCACTCGGCTTCCTTTCGGGCGGCAACGATTTCTACCCGTCACTGCGCGTACAGCGGTGGGACCACGAACCCGCCGCACCATTCGGCACTGACGGGGAGTCCGGACAAACCACCGTGACCTTCCCCCACGGGCAGCTGCAGGTTCACACCAGCGACGGGAGCGTCTACGGCACACTCACCGTGCCGCCTGGGCATTACCGCGCACGCATCAGCTGTAGAGGTCGGGAGCACGCCCCGGCCGGCGAGTATTTCGAGGAACCGCAAGACGACCCTGCCGAGTGGTGGGTTCTCCAAATCTGGCCCGCCCTGGACGAATGATCTGTGCACAGCGCGACTCGACGGCCCGTGCGACGCCCACCGATGGGGCCCCGCCGACCGTACTCGGCCCTACGATCAAGGCATGGGGCGCAAGGACCTGACGGCCGGCAGCTGGGGATCGTTCGCCGAACGCGCCGCCCGGTCCCTCGCCGCGCCCGCCCCGAGGATCGAGGCGGCGCACGCCGCTGCCGCGGACGCCTCCCCGGCGCCCGCCCC is from Yinghuangia sp. ASG 101 and encodes:
- a CDS encoding NucA/NucB deoxyribonuclease domain-containing protein, with protein sequence MPATTSTPAADPTSPPGDAQPQVPAVPSQDASSSTGDRTATVLKEVSADSSQLPVGATDAASASRLETPEQIQRRAELSLKDSQRMQAAAHPGMQAAGNTTPDPSFADCKASSDAATAWGMVVSHRFYCHTKNYSLETWECDGPCPEGEAPCVPPQCIVAGTDFFRLTTIGRITYDAQRLVTFTINLTDWRSQGVTADARVMTIGIDCTAPSGDCGPGPNNGRSAPVSAWKTAGVTYAEFNVPVLPGSGDNGESIYSFNGNLSVAGFRPRESPKFAENGFRCDNATYAGPASGCVFHNVTEIFHIDRGDVTVQEAAQHIWDALNAPHLTAPHAMFKNIPGKLGSGNPLHRVGDPQQKNNRTTSTGTCRRFWSVPGRSYARNAQGQYVYDCDEYPFASTKEGARNAGLNYSVRVIDKDDNQKAGREYLEGNFYRGNRILRGDAFYVNVHGQPVAPVPLVPIPNGNDNCQIFSSTQTGSYSVCGVILDKYLQLGGPSSIGYPIGDFDLTPDDSGQFQHFSHASSIYWSPATGTHQIGGDIRSKWAVQGSEAGPLGYPTTDELATPDGTGRYNHFKMRDGGDASIYWTLSLGAHSIQGDIRSKWAEKGWELGIGYPTTDETATPDGVGRYNHFTNNASIYWTPNTGAHSVQGDIRGRWAASGWELGIGYPTTDETATPDGVGRYNHFTNDTSIYWTPNTGAHAIRGVTRAKWASLGWERYGYPTEDEVALRVQVAQGPPFVYFTYHQRFQTLGTTGDTAIITRWASDTGQAAGPFELHGANYLATVTHWASRGFDASWIALTLASDEMTNPDGRGRYNNFANVRTGGGAWGTAVWTPQYGAYVVDGAWGVWRDTGFERGTLGYPTSGEYRVENIPAGRTGVVQYFERGCVYAVRGTNGQLTSYNNAPLSSSYCARP
- a CDS encoding GNAT family N-acetyltransferase, with product MPDVSVRSAGAADRPVVERLWLMFRHDLSQFDGVLPDPDGTFHTDRLDVALTDSDWAAYLVSVGVRPAGLAFVRGLGGPKRVLNSFFVVRGARRAGIGLAAAQQVIARHPGPWEVAFQDANAAAVRFWRRVAGEIAGDTWTEERRPVPRRPELPPDVWISFDSPRKTAPRRRPSEGDEQGLGDGWPRSHAPSPE